From Natronocella acetinitrilica:
AAACCGCGGGCATTGTCGCAGATGACATGCATGCGCTCGGCGGTGGTGGTGGGTGCCACGAGGAAAATCGGATCGAGTCCGGCGCCGGCCAGCAAGCTACTGAGGTCGTCCATCTCCTCCGGTGGCAGATCCACCGTGAGGACACCATCGACACCGACTGCAGCGGCGGCCTCCGCAAAGGTTTTTCCGCCCATGACCTCGATGGGGTTCATGTAACCCATCAGCACCACCGGCGTATCCTGGTCGGTCTGGCGGAACTGTTCGACCATGGCGAGCACCTGCCGCAGGCTGGTGCCATGGGCCAGGGCACGCTCACAGGCCAACTGAATCACCGGTCCATCACCGATGGGATCGGAAAACGGCACCCCCAGTTCCACAATGTCGGCGCCGGCTTTCACCAGACCGTGCATCAGGTCCACGGTCACGTCCGGATGTGGATCGCCGGCGGTGACGAAGGGAATCAGTGCCTTGCGCCCGGCCTGGCGCAGGGCCTGGAATCGCCGTTCGATGCGACTCATAGCTCGATACCCTCCCGCTCGGCAACGGTCTGGAGATCCTTGTCGCCACGTCCGGAGAGATTCACCACGATGGTCTTCTCCGGGCCGAGTTCGCGGGCGAGGGTCTCGGTGTAGGCCAGGGCGTGCGCCGTCTCCAGGGCCGGAATAATACCCTCGGTCCGGGTCACGGTGTGGAAGGCGGTCATGGCCTCGTCATCCGTCACCGATACGTACTGCGCCCGATGAATGTCCTTGAGCCAGGAGTGTTCAGGCCCGACACCCGGATAGTCGAGGCCCGCGGATACCGAGTGGGTGCCGCTGATCTGACCGGACGCGTCCTCCATGAGGTACGTGCGGTTGCCGTGCAGCACACCCGGTTTACCGGCGCAAAGCGGCGCCGCATGCTGGCCGGTGGACAGGCCGTAACCTCCAGCCTCCACGCCATACATGGCGACACTCTTGTCGTTGAGGAAGGGGTGAAAGAGCCCAATGGCATTCGATCCGCCACCGACGCAGGCCACCAGCGCATCAGGCAGACGTCCCTCCTGCTCGAGCATCTGCCGACGCGTCTCTCGGCCGATAATGGACTGGAAGTCGCGCACCATCATGGGATAAGGGTGCGGGCCGGCCACGGTCCCGATGATGTAGAACGTGTCGTCGACGTTGGTCACCCAGTCGCGCATTGCTTCGTTCAGGGCGTCCTTGAGGGTGCGCGAGCCTGACGTCACCGGCACCACCTTGGCGCCCAGCAGCCGCATGCGATAGACATTGGGCGACTGGCGCTTGATATCGTCGGCGCCCATGTAGACCACGCACTCCAGGCCCAGCCGTGCAGCGATCGTGGCACTGGCCACGCCATGCTGGCCGGCGCCGGTTTCGGCAATCAGCCGGGTCTTGCCCATGCGGGAGGCCAGCAGTGCCTGGCCGATGGTGTTGTTGATCTTGTGGGCGCCGGTGTGGTTGAGGTCTTCACGCTTGAGGTAGATGCGCGCACCCCCAACCTTGCGCGTCCAGCGCTGGGCAAAGTAAAGCGGCGACGGCCGACCCACGAACTGGGTGCAATCCTCGTCGAACTCCCGCACGAACTCGGGATCGTTGCGATAGCGAACGTAAGCCTCGGTCAGTTCGACCAGCGGGGCCATCAGCGTTTCCGGGACAAAGCGCCCGCCGTAGATACCGAAGTGGCCACGGGCGTCGGGAAACTGGCTGTAATCGATGGTTGGATCAACGGCCTGTGAGGGTGTGGACATCTTCAACCTCTTTCATGAATGCTGAAATGCGCCCGGCATCCTTGATGCCATGGGACGATTCGACGCCACTGCTGACATCGACCCCGTAGGGTCGGTGTCGGGCAATCGCAGCACCGACATTGCTTGGGTCTAGACCACCAGCAAGCACCAGCGGGCGGCTCAACTGGTCGGGAATTGCGTTCCAGTCAAAGACCTTTCCCAGGCCGCCGCGTTCCCCCGGCGCGTTGCTGTCCAGCAGAAAACCGACGGCCCCGGGATGTTCGGCGGCGTAGGCAGCCGGGTCGATCTGTCCTCCCATGGGGATGGACTTGATATAGCGCCGCGAGAACGACTCACAATAGGCAGCAGTCTCGCTCCCGTGGAACTGCAGCAAATCCAGCGGCGCGGTCTGCAGCACCTCTTCGACAAAGTCACGTTCGGCATCGAGGAACAGACCGACCATACTCACGAAAGGCGGCAGCGCCGCGATGATGTCCCTGGCCACGCCGGGACTCACGTTGCGCGGGCTAGGCTCGTAGAACACGAAGCCCAGCGCATCCACGCCGCTGGCAACGGCATACCGGGCATCTTCCAATCGGGTGATGCCGCACATTTTAACGCGCGTGCGAAAATTCAACAGCCCTGCCTCGGGGTGGTCGGAGCGCCTGGCCCCGCCTGAGCCTGGAAAAGTCACTAATGGTAACGCGGTCAACCGTCCGAGGGAAACCTGAAAGCCGGTGGAACCGGGGGGGCAGGCAATCCGAAATCCTCACCATATCGAACTGCAACGAAGTACAAACCATCCGCCGCCGCCGTGGGGCCAGCGCGTTTTCGGTCACGCCCCTGAAGGACGTCCGCCACCCAGTCCGTCGGCTTTTCAGCGGCACCAACAACCATCAGTGTACCGACAATATTGCGCACCATGTGGTGCAGAAAAGCGTTGGCGACAACATCGAAATAGATGAAGTCGCCATCCCGCGTGATCTGCAACCGGCTTAACGACCGGCGGGCATGCCTGGCCTGACATTCCACCGAACGGAACGCCGAGAAGTCCTGCTCACCCAGCAGGTGGGTGCCGGCCTGCTGCATGCGATCGGCGTCCAGCGGCTTCCAGGTCCAGCCGACCTTGCCGTGGAAAAGCGCGGGGCGCACCGGCCGATTGAGCAGGACATAACGATACTGGCGACTGACGGCGCTGAAACGCGCATTGAAGTGCTCGGGCACGGGTTGCGCCCAGCAGACAGCGATGTCGTCGGGCATCCCGGTGGTCGCGCCAAGCCGCCAGCCATGCATCGGCCTGTCGGCATCGGTATCGAAGTGAACCACCTGCCCCAGGGCATGGACACCGGCGTCGGTTCTACCAGCGCAGGTCACGGCAATCGGCGCGGCCGCCACTTTCGAGAGCGCCTGCTCCAGACAGGCCTGAATCGAGGGCGCGTGGTGCTGTGACTGCCATCCACGATAACGCCGCCCATCATATTCGACACCAAGCGCAATTCGCATGCTGCAACCGTTGCAATGCAGGGATAATAAACGCTCCGGCCGAGCAAAGCTCGGCCGGAGTATCACGCCCTTGGAGTCAGCTTAGGCCGGCAACGTCATGCCGACTGTCCGAGCAGTTCTTCGGCCTCCTGCTTCTGATCCGCACTGCCCTCTTCCATGACCTCCTCCAGGAGGCTGCGCGCGCCCTCGGAATCACCCATGTCAAGGTAAGCCCGGGCAAGATCCAGCTTGGTGCTGTTCTCGTCCGCTCCCTCGAAGAGGTCGTCCATGTCCTCGTCTTCGGCAGCTGCCTTGTCGTCGTTGCTCACGGCAAATCCCGACGCCGCTCCCGACACCGACCCAGAAGCCCGCTCAGCATCGCCAGCATCAATGTCGAAGTCGAGGTCATCAAGCGCGGAAGCATCATCCTCCAGTGCCACCTCGGCATCCAACTCCGCAGGAGCCGCCCCAAGGACGTCGTCACGGTCGTCCTTATCTACGGAATCGAGCTCGAAATCAAGCCCGGTCTCGTCGGCTGCACCCGAATCGGTATCGACATCATCGGAGGTCAGGGCAGCAGCTTCACGGCGCACCCGGTCTTCCTGCATGCTGTCGACGTCAAAATCCAGGGCAAACTCATCGTCCTCGGCAGCCGCCATCCCGTCCTGCCCGGCCTCAGAACCGGAGGCTGGAGAGCGCTTGTCCTGAATGGAATCGCCGTCATCGTCCAGGGCGAACTCCAGATCAGACAGATCGTCCTCCATGGACTCCAGATCGATAGGAGCGTCATCGCCAGCGTCTGATCCAATGTCGGTATCGGGGGACGCGGCAGCGGTGGATGACCGGGTTTCCTCCGGCTCCAGGCCGTCATCGCCGTCCAGATCGAAGGCCTGATCCAGGGCATCGGTCTCCTCAACCCCTGCCACAGGAGCATCTGCCAGGGGCACGCTGACCGGCTCTTCGGCCGGGAACAGCGGGTGCTCCGGAGCGATTTCACGTCCCATTTCGGCAGCACGCTGCCAGACAGGATCATCCTTACCATCTACCAGCGGATACAGGGCCTGGGCCTCAGCCTCAAACGCCGCCCGATCCTGATCAAGCGCATGGATTTCAAGCAACTTGAGGCGCATGTCGGTGTTGTCCGGCTCGACGATCAGGGCACGCTGCAATGTCTCCCGTGCCTGGTCATGCCGACCGTGACCCATATACATCTCGGCCTCGGCGATGGGGTCAGGTGCAGTTTCAGCTGCCACTGCGTCCACCGGCGCTCCGCGATCATCGGCGGCAGCGGCCGCACCAGCACCCATGACTGCCGCGCCACCCCCGGCAGCCATCATCGGCTCTGCCGCTTCAGCTGCTGCCCGACGACGCCGGCGGGCCATGACCAGCAGCAATAGCAGGAGTAGCGCAACCACACCACCTGCACTGGCGAGAATCCGCGGATCCTCCCAGGGGGCCGGGGGTGGCGCCGTGGCAAAAGGATCATCAAGCGGCGCCGAGGCCTGCGCTGGCGGATCAATAGCCGTGCCGTCGGGTTCTGGCGTACCCTCCGGTCCAGTTGCCGCGGTGTCTCCGGCCGGCGGTTCAACCGCGGCGATGCCCGCTGCCTCTTCGTCGAGAAACTCGTCTTCCAGCGCAGGGTCGTCCAGGGACGGCTCATCCATACCCGGGGCAGTCGCATCACCCACCATGGGTACGTCGGCAAACGGATCGGCCTCAGGTGCTTCCACCAGTGACGGGTCGGCCTGCAGATTGACGAGGCGCTCCAACGCTTCAACGCGCTGGCGCAATTCATCGTTCATCTGCCGGAGTTCGTCCGCCTCGGAGCGCAGTGACGCCTCCCTCTCCCGCAGGGCAGTGAGTTCACCTTCCAGTCGCTGCACGTCACCTTGCGCCTCGGACAGCGCATCTTCATCCACCGTGGCGGTGGGGTCATTGCCACCGGTTTCACCCGCGGCCACAACCTGGAGCCGGCCATCGGGCTCATCGTCCGACGGATCACGTGCGTCGGCGACGGTCGGTTCGTCGGCCGGCGCTGTCGGTTGCGGGGTTCTGCCTGCCTGCCATTCCTGGGTCTGGCGGGCAAATTCCCGGCGGGCGTCGGCGACGGTGAGCGATTCGATATCACTGCGCTCGGGCACACGCAGGATGACACCGGCGCGCAGGTTGTTGACGTTGCCGCCGCTGAACGCGTCGGGATTGGCACGCAACAAGGCCATCATCATCTGGTGAACGGACACGGAGTCATCCGGACGCGTTTCCACGGCAATGTCCCAGAGGGTCTGGTTGCGCTGGACGGGTCCGTATTCACGTGCCGTGGAGGACGGCGCCTCCGCCACCTGCTGTCGCGCCGGCCGGGCAGGCTCCGCCTGGGGCGCCGGGCTCGGTGCAGGCTCGGGTTCTGCCATCCGCGTTGGCGGGGCTTCGCGGGGCTGGTGCACAGGCGGATCAAGCAGGAGCGTGTACTCGCGGAGCAAGCGGCCGCCCGCCCA
This genomic window contains:
- a CDS encoding phosphoribosylanthranilate isomerase; translated protein: MCGITRLEDARYAVASGVDALGFVFYEPSPRNVSPGVARDIIAALPPFVSMVGLFLDAERDFVEEVLQTAPLDLLQFHGSETAAYCESFSRRYIKSIPMGGQIDPAAYAAEHPGAVGFLLDSNAPGERGGLGKVFDWNAIPDQLSRPLVLAGGLDPSNVGAAIARHRPYGVDVSSGVESSHGIKDAGRISAFMKEVEDVHTLTGR
- the trpB gene encoding tryptophan synthase subunit beta is translated as MSTPSQAVDPTIDYSQFPDARGHFGIYGGRFVPETLMAPLVELTEAYVRYRNDPEFVREFDEDCTQFVGRPSPLYFAQRWTRKVGGARIYLKREDLNHTGAHKINNTIGQALLASRMGKTRLIAETGAGQHGVASATIAARLGLECVVYMGADDIKRQSPNVYRMRLLGAKVVPVTSGSRTLKDALNEAMRDWVTNVDDTFYIIGTVAGPHPYPMMVRDFQSIIGRETRRQMLEQEGRLPDALVACVGGGSNAIGLFHPFLNDKSVAMYGVEAGGYGLSTGQHAAPLCAGKPGVLHGNRTYLMEDASGQISGTHSVSAGLDYPGVGPEHSWLKDIHRAQYVSVTDDEAMTAFHTVTRTEGIIPALETAHALAYTETLARELGPEKTIVVNLSGRGDKDLQTVAEREGIEL
- the trpA gene encoding tryptophan synthase subunit alpha is translated as MSRIERRFQALRQAGRKALIPFVTAGDPHPDVTVDLMHGLVKAGADIVELGVPFSDPIGDGPVIQLACERALAHGTSLRQVLAMVEQFRQTDQDTPVVLMGYMNPIEVMGGKTFAEAAAAVGVDGVLTVDLPPEEMDDLSSLLAGAGLDPIFLVAPTTTAERMHVICDNARGFVYYVSLKGVTGADTVDLEAVAGRVDSLHGMTGLPVGVGFGISTPEKAASMSRIADAVVVGSALVRLVEANQHDHAAAVREVTGLLAAMREAIDADAGVAVDVRSAEERS
- the truA gene encoding tRNA pseudouridine(38-40) synthase TruA; the encoded protein is MRIALGVEYDGRRYRGWQSQHHAPSIQACLEQALSKVAAAPIAVTCAGRTDAGVHALGQVVHFDTDADRPMHGWRLGATTGMPDDIAVCWAQPVPEHFNARFSAVSRQYRYVLLNRPVRPALFHGKVGWTWKPLDADRMQQAGTHLLGEQDFSAFRSVECQARHARRSLSRLQITRDGDFIYFDVVANAFLHHMVRNIVGTLMVVGAAEKPTDWVADVLQGRDRKRAGPTAAADGLYFVAVRYGEDFGLPAPPVPPAFRFPSDG
- a CDS encoding FimV/HubP family polar landmark protein, yielding MARRLAQLTAFVVSLTPALALALGIGSIETRSALNEPLEARIPLLPDDAADLETVSIRLATPDAFQRAGLDRPFFLSRLNFEVVRDGSNSYVAVTTEDTVREPFLAFVVEVRWAGGRLLREYTLLLDPPVHQPREAPPTRMAEPEPAPSPAPQAEPARPARQQVAEAPSSTAREYGPVQRNQTLWDIAVETRPDDSVSVHQMMMALLRANPDAFSGGNVNNLRAGVILRVPERSDIESLTVADARREFARQTQEWQAGRTPQPTAPADEPTVADARDPSDDEPDGRLQVVAAGETGGNDPTATVDEDALSEAQGDVQRLEGELTALREREASLRSEADELRQMNDELRQRVEALERLVNLQADPSLVEAPEADPFADVPMVGDATAPGMDEPSLDDPALEDEFLDEEAAGIAAVEPPAGDTAATGPEGTPEPDGTAIDPPAQASAPLDDPFATAPPPAPWEDPRILASAGGVVALLLLLLLVMARRRRRAAAEAAEPMMAAGGGAAVMGAGAAAAADDRGAPVDAVAAETAPDPIAEAEMYMGHGRHDQARETLQRALIVEPDNTDMRLKLLEIHALDQDRAAFEAEAQALYPLVDGKDDPVWQRAAEMGREIAPEHPLFPAEEPVSVPLADAPVAGVEETDALDQAFDLDGDDGLEPEETRSSTAAASPDTDIGSDAGDDAPIDLESMEDDLSDLEFALDDDGDSIQDKRSPASGSEAGQDGMAAAEDDEFALDFDVDSMQEDRVRREAAALTSDDVDTDSGAADETGLDFELDSVDKDDRDDVLGAAPAELDAEVALEDDASALDDLDFDIDAGDAERASGSVSGAASGFAVSNDDKAAAEDEDMDDLFEGADENSTKLDLARAYLDMGDSEGARSLLEEVMEEGSADQKQEAEELLGQSA